One stretch of Glandiceps talaboti chromosome 7, keGlaTala1.1, whole genome shotgun sequence DNA includes these proteins:
- the LOC144437416 gene encoding uncharacterized protein LOC144437416: MSAYLWLLSFTFISSINFSGCSVITDRSGSDDDENYLEIEQMNPDPLRPSFDDLPPIMRKYSIPKPMRAHDSHASPILEPKSAMEVILERNEDLIAANVPELFQGDMYFGPLKQRGAIAREERYWPDGIVPYVIDPVFNAESVGRIKNAMEDFRVFSCVRFVERTYQEHYVYITALDGCWSGTGYGRFAGQKISLGNGCLFHSTIVHELMHTLGFFHEQMRRDRDNYVTIYWDNILDYYEGQFSKIYEKSTTQGTPYDYDSIMHYNRKAFTKDGSPTIVAINDFNRKLGSTLSFSKWDFVELNGLYNCGYDVDIWYRNQKECLTDTNLRRRGADMNDGSKDRLFSLEECCNLCKRTHGCKAFSWDKESNSRSTLKDCWLQSDWVQGWTDQSYDSGIIWPWPEEDGDDEDDEGDGGQIECIDKNESCKGWANIGECEKNPDYMLPNCAKSCKPECDTDDECIDSHDSCATWAEQGECEKNKLWMLPNCKRSCTQCDECVDSHDSCATWAEQGECEKNKVWMLPNCKRSCNQCDKNGPDTTNVSKWRDDLRCGPAFPLSDGSPAQCNPNGIYPCCSSASWCGNTAGHCSCAGCTDYRGKL, translated from the exons ATGAGTGCGTACTTATGGTTGCTTAGTTTTACGTTTATTTCGTCGATTAACTTCTCTGGATGTAGT GTTATAACAGACCGtagtggtagtgatgatgatgaaaattatCTTGAAATAGAACAGATGAATCCAGATCCACTCAGACCGTCATTTGACGATTTGCCGCCAATTATG AGGAAATATAGCATACCAAAACCGATGAGGGCGCATGATTCAC ATGCTTCGCCAATATTGGAGCCAAAATCAGCAATGGAAGTCATATTAGAACGTAACGAAGATCTTATTGCCG CAAACGTACCTGAATTGTTTCAAGGCGACATGTACTTTGGACCATTG AAACAAAGAGGAGCGATAGCAAGAGAAGAGCGCTACTGGCCAGATGGCATTGTCCCTTATGTAATAGACCCGGTATTTA aTGCAGAGTCTGTTGGCAGAATAAAGAATGCCATGGAAGATTTCCGTGTTTTTTCATGTGTACGTTTCGTTGAAAGAACATATCAAGAACACTATGTATACATAACGGCTTTAGACGG GTGCTGGTCTGGGACTGGTTATGGTCGATTTGCGGGACAGAAGATTTCTCTTGGAAATGGTTGTCTATTCCATTCCACCATAGTACACGAATTGATGCACACTCTTGGTTTTTTCCACGAACAAATGAGACGCGATAGAGATAACTATGTGACCATTTATTGGGATAATATTTTAGACT ATTATGAAGGCCAGTTTTCCAAAATCTATGAAAAATCTACAACACAAGGAACTCCCTATGACTATGACTCTATAATGCACTATAACCGAAAAGCCTTTACAAAAGATGGATCACCAACAATAGTTGCAATCAATGATTTCAACAGGAAACTAGGATCAACTTTATCATTCAGTAAATGGGATTTTGTGGAACTTAATGGTCTTTATAATTGTG GATACGACGTAGATATTTGGTATAGAAACCAGAAAG AGTGTCTAACAGACACGAACCTCAGGCGACGAGGGGCCGATATGAATGATGGTAGTAAAGACAGACTGTTCAGCCTAGAAGAATGTTGCAACTTGTGTAAGAGAACGCACGGATGTAAAGCATTTAGCTGGGACAAAGAATCAAATAGCCGCAGTACTCTAAAAGACTGTTGGTTGCAAAGTGACTGGGTACAAGGTTGGACAGACCAATCGTATGATTCTGGTATCATATGGCCATGGCCTGAAG aGGATGGTGATGACGAAGATGATGAAGGTGATGGTGGACAAATAG AATGTATCGACAAGAATGAGAGTTGTAAGGGTTGGGCTAATATTGGGGAGTGTGAGAAGAACCCGGACTACATGTTGCCTAACTGTGCTAAGAGTTGCAAACCGGAATGTGATACAGATGATG AGTGTATTGATAGTCATGATAGTTGTGCAACATGGGCAGAACAGGGAGAATGTGAGAAAAACAAACTGTGGATGTTACCAAACTGTAAACGAAGTTGTACTCAATGCGACG AGTGTGTTGATAGTCATGATAGTTGTGCAACATGGGCAGAACAGGGAGAATGTGAGAAAAACAAAGTGTGGATGTTACCAAACTGTAAACGAAGTTGTAACCAGTGTGACAAAAATG GTCCTGACACGACTAATGTATCAAAATGGAGAGATGATTTGCGTTGTGGACCAGCATTTCCTCTTTCAGATGGTAGTCCAGCCCAGTGTAACCCGAATGGTATCTATCCTTGCTGCTCATCGGCTTCGTGGTGTGGCAATACAGCTGGTCATTGCTCTTGTGCTGGATGTACTGATTACCGTGGAAAGTTATAG
- the LOC144437796 gene encoding FAD-dependent oxidoreductase domain-containing protein 2-like, which yields MLQWKKKMKLLIGIFLWHSFKFISLTSSSDESDHVNDYCVIGAGPSGLQMGYFLQKAGRDYIIYEKASTVGSFFIQYPRHRKLISINKIYTGRTNKEFNFRHDWNSLISDDEDLLIGRYTEDFFPHADVMVKYLSDYAQRYRLNIQYNTDVKNIKRIDDEYSDVSRKFELINQVNTTYTCRTVIVCTGISKPNRPEFDGSEHTVGYEDVSLNRTDFIGKSVLILGKGNSAMETAMHIGGVADFIHLVSGSFTEEAYYTHYVGDIRAVNNEIYDTFFLKSLDGLLTFPLDDDLTVTKDEDGKFHVDGAHAITLRDNFLLRHPYDVIIRCLGFLFDFSIFDESSLGLQSVTPKKSYHLPKYPLINHDFQAHNVPGLYFAGTNTHSLDQKKSSGGFIHGFRYTARVLHRILEHRNHGEPWPSIRQPITELLNHLVKRINEASGLYQMFGVLGDVISLSRDGTSYEYFEEYPVKLLWDFKNITGQTADSVIVVLLEYGKDDEVHELGLSKLGHKSYFIHPVLYYYDKLPTESYMNETDDVFDVLPRPSKIHHMNSDFLTSWKSPNSHVLPLRRFIENILERDLRYFYDDQCFRFAMTRGEVPSTCQDFYQRGIGIPGQKIGKILYL from the exons ATGCTGCAATGGAAG AAAAAGATGAAGTTACTCATCGGCATATTTTTATGGCATTCCTTCAAGTTTATTTCACTGACGTCATCGTCTGATGAATCGGATCACGTTAATGATTACTGTGTGATTGGTGCAGGCCCGTCTGGTCTACAAATGGGATACTTTCTACAGAAAGCTGGTCGTgattacatcatttatgaaaagGCCAGTACGGTTGGTTCTTTCTTTATTCAGTACCCAAGACATCGAAAACTAATTagcataaataaaatatacaccgGGAGGACGAACAAAGAATTCAACTTCAGACATGACTGGAATTCATTGATTAGTGATGACGAAGACTTGTTGATAGG CCGATATACCGAGGATTTCTTCCCCCATGCTGACGTGATGGTCAAATATCTGTCTGACTACGCCCAGAGATACCGATTAAACATTCAATACAACACTGACGTCAAAAATATCAAACGAATTGACGACGAATACTCTGACGTCAGTCGGAAATTTGAGTTGATTAACCAAGTTAATACAACATATACCTGCAG AACGGTTATTGTTTGTACGGGTATCTCGAAACCTAACCGACCAGAATTCGACGGTAGTGAGCATACAGTCGGTTACGAAGACGTATCTCTGAACAGAACTGACTTTATCGGTAAAAGTGTTCTCATTCTTGGTAAAGGAAACTCGGCTATGGAGACAGCTATGCATATTGGTGGAGTAGCAGATTTTATCCACCTCGTATCAGGGTCTTTCACAGAGGAGGCTTACTATACACATTACGTTGGTGATATTAG AgctgtaaataatgaaatatacgACACATTTTTCCTGAAGTCCCTGGACGGACTTTTGACCTTTCCCCTCGATGACGACTTGACAGTTACCAAAGATGAAGATGGAAAATTCCATGTTGATGGAGCACACGCTATCACTCTGCGAGATAATTTTCTACTTCGTCatccttatgacgtcatcatacgGTGCTTGGGTTTCTTGTTTGATTTTAGTATATTCGATGA ATCTTCTCTAGGACTCCAGTCAGTAACACCAAAGAAAAGTTACCACTTGCCTAAGTATCCTTTGATAAATCACGATTTCCAAGCTCATAACGTTCCTGGATTATACTTTGCCGGTACTAATACACACTCATTAGATCAAAAGAAGTCGTCCGGTGGTTTCATCCATGGCTTCCGGTACACAG CTCGTGTACTGCATCGGATACTGGAACACCGAAACCATGGCGAACCATGGCCGTCAATTCGTCAACCTATCACAGAACTACTGAATCACCTGGTGAAAAGAATAAATGAAGCTTCCGGTTTGTACCAGATGTTTGGCGTACTTGGTGACGTAATTTCTCTTTCAAG AGATGGTACCTCGtatgaatattttgaagaatATCCTGTCAAGTTACTGTGGGATTTTAAAAACATAACTGGCCAAACAGCTGATTCGGTCATTGTGGTACTTTTGGAGTATGGAAAAGACGATG AGGTTCATGAATTGGGTCTTTCTAAGCTAGGCCACAAGTCGTACTTCATACATCCTGTTCTGTATTATTATGATAAACTACCAACAG AAAGTTACATGAATGAAACTGATGACGTATTTGATGTATTGCCTCGACCATCCAAAATACATCACATGAACTCTGACTTTCTGACGTCATGGAAATCACCTAACAG CCATGTCCTGCCTCTTCGTCGTTtcatagaaaatattttggaaagagACCTACGATATTTCTATGACGATCAGTGTTTCCGCTTTGCGATGACACGTGGAGAAGTGCCAAGTACCTGTCAAGACTTCTATCAAAGAGGAATTGGTATCCCTGGGCAGAAGATTGGCAAAATTCTGTATTTGTAG